A stretch of the Streptomyces sp. NBC_01428 genome encodes the following:
- a CDS encoding carbohydrate ABC transporter permease encodes MTRAQFEEKFFGVLRWFVIAFLVVITVLPFYYMLMLSVKPIDALLLDPGSLWVPAKDFTLSTYHDVLRSTDDGGQGFLKFLLNSALVSLATVVLTLLAAVPGAYAVSRLKFFGRRQVSALFLAVYLFPSTLLAVPLFVVFAKMGLSSSLIGLAIVYVAQTVPVSIYMLKNYLVTIPYSIEEAAALDGCSRLQTIRKVILPLALPSLMATGLYVFMIAWNEFLFALLFLAAAPDQWTVSLGLAQLSNGIEVPKTVLMAGSVVLTIPVVLLFFAAERLLTEGLTSGADKS; translated from the coding sequence CTGACCAGGGCCCAGTTCGAGGAGAAGTTCTTCGGCGTCCTGCGCTGGTTCGTCATCGCGTTCCTCGTGGTGATCACCGTGCTGCCCTTCTACTACATGCTGATGCTGTCGGTGAAGCCCATCGACGCCCTGCTGCTCGACCCGGGCTCCCTGTGGGTCCCGGCCAAGGACTTCACGCTGTCGACCTACCACGACGTGCTCAGGTCCACCGACGACGGAGGCCAGGGCTTCCTCAAGTTCCTGCTCAACTCCGCGCTGGTGTCCCTGGCGACGGTCGTCCTCACCCTGCTCGCCGCCGTCCCCGGCGCCTACGCCGTCAGCCGCCTGAAGTTCTTCGGCCGGCGGCAGGTGAGCGCCCTCTTCCTGGCCGTCTACCTCTTCCCGTCCACCCTGCTGGCCGTCCCGCTGTTCGTCGTCTTCGCCAAGATGGGGCTGTCCTCCAGCCTGATCGGCCTGGCCATCGTCTACGTCGCGCAGACCGTGCCGGTGTCCATCTACATGCTGAAGAACTACCTCGTCACCATCCCGTACTCCATCGAGGAAGCGGCCGCCCTGGACGGCTGCAGCCGGCTCCAGACCATCCGCAAGGTGATCCTGCCGCTGGCCCTGCCCTCGCTGATGGCGACCGGGCTGTACGTCTTCATGATCGCCTGGAACGAGTTCCTGTTCGCGCTGCTGTTCCTGGCCGCCGCCCCCGACCAGTGGACCGTCTCCCTCGGACTGGCCCAGCTGTCCAACGGAATCGAAGTCCCCAAGACCGTACTCATGGCCGGTTCCGTGGTGTTGACCATTCCCGTGGTACTTCTGTTCTTCGCCGCCGAGCGCCTCCTCACCGAAGGCCTCACCAGCGGCGCCGACAAGAGCTGA
- a CDS encoding ROK family transcriptional regulator has translation MGDFTMTPNQVSAGELLQLIRGGRANTRADLQRATGLSRSTIGQRLDLLNRAGWLRHSTGTSTGGRPSHQIVFDPTHASVIAVDLETRHARAAVLDLAGTILAEHTGPLDITDGPDEVLDQLSSWFPDLIAAAGTEATHICGIGLSVPGPVDWETGRVVEPPIMPGWDQYPIRERLQKAYAQHVGVSAEDGPVPVFVDNDANLMALAEHQANHQDCSAFVLIKASTGIGAGVVIGNQVFRGVDGGAGDIGHIRLHDRPDALCMCGSYGCLAAVASGRALARDLTELGLHPTSGSDVRRLLAEGQPDAIRLARDAGRRAGEVLVTVVALLNPGVLMLAGDLSGVPFMTGVRELLYQRAMPRTTANLQVVTSRLGDHAGLIGAASMVVEILYSPARADTRLARLTL, from the coding sequence ATGGGGGACTTCACGATGACGCCGAACCAGGTCAGCGCGGGCGAGCTGCTCCAGCTCATCCGCGGCGGCCGCGCCAACACCCGCGCCGACCTCCAGCGCGCCACCGGGCTGTCCCGCTCCACCATCGGCCAACGCCTCGACCTGCTCAACCGGGCGGGCTGGCTGCGGCACAGCACCGGTACCTCCACCGGCGGCCGGCCCTCCCACCAGATCGTCTTCGATCCCACGCACGCCTCGGTCATCGCCGTGGACCTGGAGACCCGGCACGCCCGCGCCGCCGTCCTGGACCTCGCGGGCACGATCCTCGCCGAACACACCGGGCCCCTGGACATCACCGACGGGCCCGACGAGGTGCTGGACCAGCTGTCCTCGTGGTTCCCCGACCTCATCGCCGCCGCCGGCACCGAGGCGACCCACATCTGCGGAATCGGGCTCTCCGTCCCGGGCCCGGTCGACTGGGAGACAGGCCGGGTGGTCGAGCCGCCGATCATGCCGGGCTGGGACCAGTACCCCATCCGCGAACGGCTCCAGAAGGCCTACGCGCAGCACGTCGGCGTCAGTGCGGAGGACGGGCCCGTCCCCGTCTTCGTCGACAACGACGCCAACCTCATGGCCCTCGCCGAACACCAGGCCAACCACCAGGACTGCTCGGCCTTCGTCCTCATCAAGGCGTCCACGGGCATCGGCGCCGGCGTCGTCATCGGCAACCAGGTCTTCCGGGGTGTCGACGGAGGCGCCGGCGACATCGGCCACATCCGCCTGCACGACCGGCCGGACGCGCTGTGCATGTGCGGTTCCTACGGCTGTCTCGCGGCCGTCGCCAGCGGCCGCGCGCTCGCCCGCGACCTCACCGAACTCGGCCTCCACCCCACCTCCGGCTCGGACGTCAGGCGCCTTCTCGCCGAGGGGCAGCCCGACGCGATCCGGCTGGCCCGGGACGCGGGACGCCGGGCCGGCGAGGTCCTGGTGACCGTGGTCGCCCTCCTCAACCCCGGAGTCCTCATGCTCGCCGGCGACCTCTCCGGCGTCCCCTTCATGACCGGGGTGCGTGAACTCCTCTACCAGCGCGCCATGCCCCGCACGACCGCGAACCTCCAGGTCGTCACCTCCCGGCTGGGCGATCACGCGGGCCTCATCGGCGCCGCGTCGATGGTCGTCGAGATCCTCTACTCCCCCGCCCGCGCCGACACCCGTCTCGCCCGCCTCACCCTGTGA
- a CDS encoding Gfo/Idh/MocA family protein, protein MTTDLAAWTHAPVEVGLVGAGPWARAMHARVLAAGPETRLSAVWARRPEAARETAAPYGAHVASDFEELLDHCEAVAFAVPPAVQAELAPLAAKRGKALLLEKPLGPDLSAARRVADAVAEAGVVSQLVLTKRYHPATREFLRRAQAVDVLGARSCYLHGAFLGGEFATGWRLEHGALLDLGPHLLDLLDTAIAPITGIRSTGDARRWTELTVEHANGAVSQATLSGSVQVPRAITRVELFGAEAPLIYDTATIDHEEAWPVLRREFATAVRTGTASELDARRGLHLQTLLTEAHRNRTDADR, encoded by the coding sequence GTGACCACTGACCTCGCCGCCTGGACGCACGCCCCCGTCGAGGTCGGGCTGGTGGGAGCCGGCCCCTGGGCCCGGGCCATGCACGCCCGCGTCCTCGCCGCCGGGCCCGAGACACGGCTCAGCGCCGTCTGGGCCCGCCGCCCGGAGGCCGCGCGGGAGACCGCCGCCCCCTATGGCGCCCACGTCGCCAGCGACTTCGAGGAACTCCTCGACCACTGCGAGGCCGTGGCCTTCGCGGTGCCCCCCGCCGTCCAGGCGGAGCTCGCCCCTCTGGCGGCGAAGCGGGGGAAGGCCCTCCTCCTGGAGAAGCCGCTCGGCCCCGATCTGTCGGCGGCCCGCCGCGTGGCGGACGCCGTCGCCGAAGCCGGTGTCGTCTCCCAGCTCGTCCTCACCAAGCGCTACCACCCGGCGACCAGGGAGTTCCTCCGCCGAGCACAGGCAGTCGACGTTCTCGGAGCACGCTCCTGCTACCTCCACGGCGCCTTCCTGGGCGGGGAGTTCGCCACCGGCTGGCGTCTGGAGCACGGCGCCCTCCTGGACCTCGGCCCTCACCTGCTCGACCTTCTGGACACCGCGATCGCCCCCATCACGGGCATCCGCAGCACGGGCGACGCACGCCGCTGGACCGAGCTCACCGTCGAACACGCCAACGGCGCCGTCAGCCAGGCGACTCTCTCGGGTTCGGTCCAGGTCCCGCGCGCCATCACCCGCGTCGAACTCTTCGGCGCCGAGGCACCCTTGATCTACGACACCGCCACGATCGACCACGAAGAGGCCTGGCCCGTCCTCCGCAGGGAGTTCGCCACCGCGGTACGCACGGGCACCGCGTCCGAACTCGACGCCCGGCGCGGGCTCCACCTGCAGACCCTGCTGACCGAGGCCCACCGGAACAGGACCGACGCCGACCGATAG
- a CDS encoding DUF6210 family protein, with product MSVTGGAAHTKGRAEGGDGKRRVFLDIDETGSGWLFVVVAAPTGVIYQTQGGGYGCIPYEQEGYLLPFYVPGADAGLNDLFVGALRSCGSRRLDWPPNLLDRLRREVADLHIWGSANQDDVSPTPLALDESRLTETDEAWVPVLTPDGPGILVWQNSD from the coding sequence ATGTCCGTCACAGGTGGAGCAGCACACACGAAGGGCAGAGCCGAAGGGGGCGACGGCAAGCGACGCGTCTTCCTCGACATCGACGAGACCGGCTCCGGCTGGCTGTTCGTCGTGGTGGCCGCGCCGACCGGGGTCATCTACCAGACCCAGGGCGGCGGTTACGGCTGTATCCCCTACGAGCAGGAGGGCTATCTGCTGCCCTTCTACGTCCCCGGCGCGGACGCCGGCCTGAACGACCTGTTCGTCGGCGCGCTCAGAAGCTGCGGATCGAGGCGGCTCGACTGGCCGCCGAACCTGCTCGACCGGTTGCGCCGGGAGGTCGCCGACCTGCACATCTGGGGGTCGGCCAACCAGGACGACGTGAGCCCCACCCCTCTGGCCCTCGACGAGTCCCGCCTCACCGAGACCGACGAAGCATGGGTGCCCGTTCTGACCCCGGACGGGCCGGGCATCCTCGTGTGGCAGAACTCCGACTAG
- a CDS encoding SpoIIE family protein phosphatase, which translates to MTRVPEQPAPTALPTVVRPHADEQAGHDLRALFGQSTAVFASLAGPAHLLESANPAFIAAIGGDGRARTGAPLAQLMPELADQGFLELLDRVYRSGKRHVGRDTRALLGSGPTAREAFFDFSYEPRLDAGGNVTGVWVFGVETTQVKQAQRLTTEHRALLEQIARQAPLHQVLDGMARTIEDLSPDEVLVSVLLADADGRRLRHGAAPSLPDFYNQAIDGIATGEGVGSCGTAAHRRTAVIVTDIATDPFWDDFRDLADRAGVAACWSTPILARDGSLLGTFAMCHRAPRAPQEADHALARVFADTAALAIERHEAEQGRLAAEARARAARNDLAFLLETSTALTSNLDYHDALQRLADSCVPVLAPLCAIDIIEGGRVRRVATAAPTVQERALLASHIPVYDAADDAVARVLDTGLSEVARRAPTGPGPWHDLSVTGYVCVPLVDRGRAFGTLTLLTTGEDAVDGHTVALAEELARRAASAAANARQYTQRVALARDLQAGLLLPEVPVVPGADIATHYHPAGEGLDIGGDFYDVFPLADDRWAFMVGDVCGRGAMAATTTALVRHTARAVAPLVPGPDAVVDAVNRALLNRPDSHGTGFVTLVYGHLTPTESGLDITLVRAGHTLPLHITADGTRPVDATGSLLGVTPSLHLQAHRLTLRPQESLLLYTDGITEARDSAGELLGEERLADAMPLNQPTAKAVIGTVIDTVHTFTDGRHGDDDQAILVLTATPQ; encoded by the coding sequence ATGACACGCGTACCGGAACAGCCGGCACCGACCGCCCTTCCCACCGTGGTACGTCCGCACGCCGACGAGCAGGCCGGCCACGATCTGCGCGCGCTCTTCGGACAGTCGACGGCCGTGTTCGCCTCCCTCGCCGGGCCCGCCCACCTGCTGGAGAGCGCGAATCCCGCCTTCATCGCGGCGATCGGCGGTGACGGCCGCGCCCGTACGGGCGCGCCCCTGGCGCAGCTGATGCCGGAACTGGCGGACCAGGGGTTCCTCGAACTCCTGGACCGGGTCTACCGCAGCGGCAAGCGCCATGTCGGCCGCGACACCCGCGCCCTGCTCGGCAGCGGTCCCACGGCACGCGAGGCCTTCTTCGACTTCTCCTACGAGCCCCGACTGGACGCAGGCGGCAATGTCACCGGCGTCTGGGTGTTCGGCGTGGAGACGACTCAGGTCAAGCAGGCGCAGCGCCTCACGACCGAGCACCGGGCGTTGCTGGAGCAGATCGCCCGGCAAGCACCCCTGCATCAGGTGCTGGACGGTATGGCACGCACCATCGAGGACCTCTCTCCCGACGAGGTCCTGGTCTCCGTGCTGCTCGCGGACGCCGACGGCCGGCGCCTGCGCCACGGTGCCGCGCCGAGTCTCCCGGACTTCTACAACCAGGCCATCGACGGCATCGCCACCGGCGAGGGCGTCGGTTCGTGCGGTACGGCGGCCCACCGCCGCACGGCCGTCATCGTGACCGACATCGCCACCGACCCCTTCTGGGACGACTTCCGCGACCTCGCCGACCGGGCCGGGGTCGCCGCCTGCTGGTCCACACCCATCCTGGCGCGGGACGGCTCCCTCCTGGGCACCTTCGCGATGTGCCACCGCGCCCCGCGCGCCCCGCAGGAAGCCGACCACGCGCTCGCCCGCGTCTTCGCCGACACGGCGGCCCTGGCCATCGAACGTCACGAGGCCGAGCAGGGGCGCCTCGCCGCCGAGGCCCGAGCGCGGGCGGCCCGCAACGACCTGGCGTTCCTCCTGGAAACCAGTACCGCGCTGACCAGCAACCTCGACTACCACGACGCCCTCCAGCGGCTGGCCGACTCCTGCGTGCCGGTCCTGGCGCCGCTGTGCGCCATCGACATCATCGAGGGGGGCCGCGTCCGTCGCGTCGCCACCGCCGCGCCCACGGTCCAGGAGCGGGCGCTGCTCGCCTCCCACATCCCCGTCTACGACGCCGCCGACGACGCCGTGGCCCGCGTCCTGGACACGGGCCTGAGCGAGGTCGCCCGGCGCGCCCCCACCGGCCCCGGCCCCTGGCACGACCTGTCGGTCACCGGCTACGTGTGCGTGCCCCTGGTCGACCGCGGCCGCGCCTTCGGCACCCTCACGCTCCTCACCACGGGCGAGGACGCGGTCGACGGACACACCGTCGCCCTCGCGGAGGAGCTCGCCCGCCGAGCCGCCTCTGCGGCCGCCAACGCCCGGCAGTACACGCAGCGCGTCGCACTCGCCCGGGACCTCCAGGCAGGCCTGCTCCTGCCCGAAGTGCCCGTGGTCCCGGGCGCGGACATCGCCACCCACTACCACCCGGCGGGCGAAGGCCTCGACATCGGCGGCGACTTCTACGACGTCTTCCCCCTCGCCGACGACCGGTGGGCGTTCATGGTCGGTGACGTGTGCGGCCGTGGTGCCATGGCCGCCACCACGACGGCCCTCGTCCGTCACACCGCCCGCGCGGTCGCACCCCTCGTACCCGGCCCCGACGCCGTCGTCGACGCCGTCAACCGAGCCCTGCTCAACCGGCCCGACAGCCACGGCACCGGATTCGTCACCCTCGTGTACGGCCACCTCACCCCCACCGAGAGCGGGCTGGACATCACACTCGTGCGGGCCGGCCACACCCTGCCGCTCCACATCACGGCCGACGGCACACGCCCCGTGGACGCCACGGGTTCCCTGCTCGGCGTCACGCCCAGCCTCCATCTCCAGGCGCACCGGCTGACCCTGCGGCCCCAGGAAAGCCTGCTGCTGTACACCGACGGCATCACCGAGGCCCGCGACAGCGCCGGTGAACTGCTCGGAGAGGAACGCCTCGCCGACGCCATGCCGTTGAACCAGCCCACCGCGAAGGCCGTGATCGGTACCGTCATCGACACGGTCCACACCTTCACCGACGGCCGCCACGGCGACGACGACCAGGCGATCCTCGTCCTGACAGCAACTCCCCAATAG
- a CDS encoding STAS domain-containing protein, producing the protein MFSIEVRSTAPASVLVVRGELDFDSVVQLDEAADRLLDEADGQGALVVVDCTALDFCDSSGIGCFVRIYQRLAAHGGELRLAAVPATVARAFSLTGLDQAIGVHGTMEAALASGSGGHGPDSKGSAPSASLSAER; encoded by the coding sequence GTGTTCTCGATTGAGGTCCGGTCGACCGCGCCCGCGTCCGTACTCGTGGTGCGGGGGGAACTCGACTTCGACAGCGTCGTCCAACTGGACGAGGCTGCCGACCGTCTCCTGGACGAGGCCGACGGGCAGGGAGCGCTGGTCGTCGTCGACTGCACCGCCCTCGACTTCTGTGATTCGTCGGGAATCGGATGCTTTGTCCGTATCTATCAGCGACTGGCGGCGCACGGTGGCGAACTGCGGCTCGCGGCGGTCCCCGCGACGGTGGCGCGTGCCTTCTCCCTGACCGGCCTGGACCAGGCGATCGGCGTCCATGGGACGATGGAGGCTGCTCTGGCCTCCGGCAGTGGTGGGCACGGACCCGACTCCAAGGGGAGTGCTCCCTCGGCGTCCCTGTCAGCTGAGAGGTAG
- a CDS encoding SpoIIE family protein phosphatase yields the protein MSAHAPALMSWSSVPYPVVIADPAGTVRHANPRAEDLFPGIVVGAPLGSTVPAWLAEAHTRRTADDRGEGAAVSGPVAERMFEAHPSVQDDGSVAWWLTDDTDHQLAREALETERDRTAFLTEASNTLLSSLNLQRCMDVTAQLAAGHLADAALVVAPRNGNRLPVVTCTGYGQPERSLREVNAEDVPGLAEALQGFPPVPSRWIDPASAPDWLVPEVFGPVGSIVVTPLPGHGVPAGALILLRRSEEAAFTEQEEVFARLFAARAGAAMSAARLYAEQASLSRTLMRDLLPPELHQISGVDFAGGYRPSKDHERIGGDFYDVHPATTEGEASFAVLGDVCGKGLEAAVLTGKIRNTLHALLPMADDHQRMIDLLNGALLNSHSTRFATLVMVSAVRDAGSVRLRLTNAGHPAALIVRADGTVEEATRRGTLVGALPEARATTTHRTLTPGEFCVLFTDGITEARGGPLGDEMFGEARLREALARCAGMPAEAIVEHVQMLASQWVGSEGHDDMAVMVIAAPRSRHLSAVGGRTRGRFTS from the coding sequence ATGAGCGCGCACGCTCCGGCACTCATGTCATGGTCGTCCGTCCCCTACCCGGTCGTGATCGCGGATCCCGCCGGCACGGTGCGGCACGCCAATCCACGGGCCGAGGACCTGTTCCCGGGGATCGTCGTGGGCGCGCCCCTGGGATCGACCGTCCCTGCCTGGCTGGCGGAGGCGCACACCCGCCGGACGGCGGACGACCGGGGCGAGGGCGCCGCGGTGTCCGGCCCGGTGGCCGAGCGGATGTTCGAGGCTCACCCTTCGGTGCAGGACGACGGCAGCGTCGCCTGGTGGCTGACGGACGACACGGACCACCAGCTGGCCCGCGAGGCCCTGGAGACGGAGCGCGATCGGACCGCGTTCCTCACCGAGGCGTCCAACACCCTGCTCTCGTCCCTGAATCTGCAGCGCTGCATGGACGTCACCGCGCAGCTGGCGGCCGGGCACCTCGCGGACGCGGCGCTCGTCGTCGCGCCCCGCAACGGAAACCGACTGCCCGTCGTCACCTGCACCGGGTACGGACAGCCCGAGCGCTCCCTGCGCGAGGTGAACGCCGAGGACGTGCCTGGTCTCGCCGAGGCTCTACAGGGTTTCCCGCCGGTACCCTCGCGCTGGATCGATCCCGCGTCCGCCCCGGACTGGCTCGTCCCCGAGGTGTTCGGCCCGGTCGGCTCCATCGTCGTCACGCCGCTGCCCGGCCACGGCGTGCCCGCCGGTGCGCTCATCCTGCTGCGTCGGAGCGAGGAGGCCGCCTTCACCGAACAGGAGGAGGTCTTCGCCCGCCTCTTCGCCGCCCGCGCCGGCGCCGCCATGTCCGCGGCCCGGCTCTACGCGGAGCAGGCCTCGCTCTCCCGGACCCTGATGCGCGACCTGCTCCCGCCGGAACTGCACCAGATCTCGGGGGTCGACTTCGCCGGAGGCTACCGTCCGTCGAAGGACCACGAGCGGATCGGCGGCGACTTCTACGACGTCCACCCCGCCACCACCGAAGGTGAAGCGTCCTTCGCCGTACTGGGCGACGTCTGCGGGAAGGGGCTCGAAGCCGCCGTACTCACCGGCAAGATCCGCAACACGCTGCACGCCCTGCTGCCGATGGCCGACGACCACCAACGGATGATCGACCTTCTCAACGGTGCCCTCCTCAACTCCCACAGCACCCGCTTCGCCACCCTGGTCATGGTCTCCGCCGTGCGCGACGCGGGCTCCGTGCGGTTGCGGCTGACGAACGCCGGCCATCCGGCGGCGCTGATCGTGCGCGCCGACGGCACCGTCGAGGAGGCCACCCGCCGCGGCACGCTCGTCGGCGCGCTCCCCGAGGCCCGCGCCACGACCACGCACAGGACCCTGACACCGGGCGAGTTCTGCGTGCTGTTCACCGACGGCATCACCGAGGCCCGGGGCGGCCCGCTCGGCGACGAGATGTTCGGCGAGGCCCGGTTGAGGGAGGCCCTCGCCCGGTGCGCGGGGATGCCGGCCGAGGCGATCGTGGAGCACGTCCAGATGCTCGCGTCGCAGTGGGTGGGATCCGAAGGGCACGACGACATGGCGGTCATGGTGATCGCCGCTCCCCGTTCCCGGCATCTCAGTGCGGTGGGCGGCCGAACTCGGGGCAGGTTCACCTCATGA
- a CDS encoding cobalamin B12-binding domain-containing protein, giving the protein MTLTATISQDHWRQQLWEAVSTGDELAATDTVFDALDRGVTAESLLLELIAPVQRKVGEEWAANRLTVAQEHAATAINDRAVAALSHHCADGTAPPLGRVTVACVDGEWHGLPARLLAEVLKLRGWKVDYLGAQVPTGHLISHIHQTGPDLVALSSSIATRLPTAHATITAVQATGTPVLVGGAAFGSRGRYAALLGADAWAADARDAADRLSHGPLRRPAAAHQPIDDLPHLADQEYTMVTRTRAPLVRTVMRTLEERFPAMREYSDAQRAHTAEDIAHIVDFLATALYIDDVELFTGFLTWTAGILTARRVPARSLTPALAILGEQLKDFPRATLMLTQAAGRLTGARSVIASDTRNTV; this is encoded by the coding sequence ATGACCCTTACCGCCACCATCTCCCAGGACCACTGGAGACAGCAGCTCTGGGAGGCCGTCAGCACCGGCGACGAGCTCGCGGCCACGGACACGGTGTTCGACGCGCTCGACCGGGGCGTGACCGCGGAGAGCCTGCTCCTGGAGCTGATCGCGCCCGTCCAGCGCAAGGTGGGTGAGGAGTGGGCCGCCAACCGCCTCACCGTCGCCCAGGAGCACGCCGCCACCGCGATCAACGACCGTGCCGTCGCCGCCCTGTCGCACCACTGTGCCGACGGCACCGCACCTCCCCTGGGCCGGGTGACGGTGGCGTGCGTGGACGGCGAATGGCACGGGCTGCCCGCCCGTCTCCTCGCCGAGGTGCTCAAGCTGCGCGGCTGGAAGGTCGACTACCTCGGCGCGCAGGTCCCCACGGGCCATCTGATCTCCCACATCCATCAGACCGGACCCGATCTGGTCGCGCTGTCGAGCTCGATCGCCACCCGGCTGCCGACCGCTCACGCGACGATCACCGCCGTCCAGGCCACCGGCACTCCCGTGCTGGTCGGCGGGGCGGCCTTCGGCAGCCGCGGCCGGTACGCCGCCCTCCTCGGCGCCGACGCCTGGGCCGCCGACGCGCGCGACGCCGCCGACCGGCTGAGTCACGGTCCCCTGCGGCGGCCCGCCGCCGCGCATCAGCCCATCGACGACCTGCCGCACCTGGCCGACCAGGAATACACGATGGTCACGCGCACGCGCGCCCCGCTGGTGCGCACCGTGATGCGCACACTCGAAGAGCGCTTCCCCGCCATGCGCGAATACAGCGACGCGCAGCGTGCGCACACCGCCGAGGACATCGCACACATCGTGGACTTCCTGGCGACCGCCCTCTACATCGACGACGTGGAACTCTTCACGGGCTTCCTCACCTGGACGGCCGGGATTTTGACGGCCCGCAGGGTTCCCGCGCGTTCGCTCACTCCGGCCCTGGCCATCCTGGGCGAGCAGCTCAAGGACTTTCCCCGCGCCACCCTTATGCTCACCCAGGCCGCCGGCCGTCTCACCGGTGCAAGGTCCGTGATCGCCTCCGACACCAGGAACACCGTATGA
- a CDS encoding STAS domain-containing protein has protein sequence MTPPAPFDPTYLRLTTASESGDEVRLELHGFLDYDSADHFLAVATEQLADSPGLRVLHVDCAGMSGIDSTGLAMLLMLHRRTTAADVTLRLVGRPPALERMLDITGTLEHLVPDRAAEAGGRSESPYAEYRPASENGLPADSAGHGSHAVGPEISG, from the coding sequence ATGACGCCGCCCGCTCCGTTCGACCCCACCTACCTGCGCCTGACCACCGCGAGTGAGTCCGGCGACGAAGTGCGCCTGGAGCTGCACGGGTTCCTCGACTACGACAGCGCCGACCACTTCCTGGCCGTCGCGACCGAGCAGCTCGCCGACAGCCCCGGTCTGCGCGTCCTGCACGTGGACTGTGCCGGCATGAGCGGCATCGACTCCACGGGCCTGGCCATGCTGCTCATGCTGCACCGCCGGACGACCGCGGCCGACGTCACCCTCCGCCTGGTCGGGCGACCCCCCGCCCTCGAACGGATGCTGGACATCACGGGCACCCTGGAGCACCTCGTCCCCGATCGGGCTGCCGAGGCCGGGGGCCGGTCCGAGTCCCCGTACGCCGAGTACCGCCCCGCGTCGGAGAACGGCCTCCCCGCCGACTCGGCGGGCCACGGCTCGCACGCCGTGGGACCGGAGATAAGCGGCTGA